In the genome of Rhodoplanes sp. Z2-YC6860, one region contains:
- a CDS encoding F0F1 ATP synthase subunit delta gives MAGDDPTVSGMAGRYARALFELALDNKSVDAVKADLEKFDALISESPDLHRLVRSPVFGAEEQGKAIAAVLDKSGIGGLAGNFLKLITANRRLFAVRDMIRDFRKLVARWKGEVTAEVTVAEKLSDARLNEIKETLKSITGQKAVDLNVKIDPSIIGGLTVKLGSRMVDSSLRTKLNAIKHAMKEAG, from the coding sequence GTGGCAGGCGACGATCCCACTGTATCCGGCATGGCAGGGCGTTATGCGCGGGCGCTGTTCGAACTGGCGCTCGACAACAAGTCCGTCGATGCCGTCAAAGCCGACCTGGAAAAATTCGACGCGCTGATTTCGGAGAGCCCGGACCTGCACCGCCTGGTGCGGAGCCCGGTGTTCGGCGCCGAGGAGCAGGGCAAGGCGATCGCCGCGGTGCTGGACAAGTCCGGCATCGGCGGGCTCGCCGGCAACTTCCTCAAGCTGATCACCGCGAACCGCAGGCTGTTCGCGGTCCGCGACATGATCCGCGACTTCAGGAAGCTCGTGGCGCGCTGGAAGGGCGAGGTGACCGCCGAGGTGACGGTCGCCGAAAAGCTTTCCGACGCCCGGCTCAATGAGATCAAAGAAACGCTCAAGTCGATCACCGGCCAGAAGGCGGTCGACCTCAACGTCAAGATCGATCCGTCGATCATCGGCGGGCTGACCGTGAAACTCGGCTCCCGCATGGTCGACAGCTCGCTCCGCACCAAACTCAATGCGATCAAGCACGCGATGAAAGAGGCAGGCTGA